A genomic window from Clostridia bacterium includes:
- the recA gene encoding recombinase RecA, translating into MDKNQALKYTLEQIEKKCGKGAVMKLGDTPAMNVEAISTGSLGLDLALGVGGMPRGRIIEIYGPESSGKTTLALHVIASAQKAGGEAAFIDAEHALDPVYAKALGVDTDNLLVSQPDYGEQALEIAEMLVRSGAIDVIVVDSVAALVPRAEIEGDMGDAHMAVQARLMSQALRKLAGVISKTNTILIFINQLRSKVGVVYGNPEVTTGGAALKYYSTVRIDIRRAEQIKNGLELVGAHTKVKVVKNKVAPPFRNAEFDILYGKGISKESELVDIGVRVGVVEKSGTWFSYNGARIGQGKDNARIFFVEHPDMAAEVEAKIREKILEGASPVAEESKAPLAPVSGGIGAGVEEE; encoded by the coding sequence ATGGATAAGAATCAGGCGTTGAAATACACTCTCGAGCAGATCGAGAAGAAATGCGGCAAGGGAGCCGTCATGAAGCTGGGCGACACGCCCGCGATGAACGTTGAAGCCATCTCCACCGGCTCGCTCGGGCTCGACCTGGCGCTCGGCGTCGGCGGAATGCCCCGCGGCAGAATAATAGAAATATACGGACCGGAATCCTCCGGCAAAACGACTCTGGCGCTGCACGTCATCGCCTCCGCGCAGAAGGCGGGCGGCGAAGCGGCGTTCATCGACGCGGAGCACGCGCTCGATCCTGTTTACGCCAAGGCGCTGGGGGTCGACACCGACAACCTCCTCGTTTCTCAGCCGGACTACGGCGAGCAGGCGCTCGAGATCGCCGAAATGCTCGTCCGCAGCGGCGCGATCGACGTCATCGTCGTCGACTCCGTCGCCGCGCTCGTTCCGCGAGCCGAGATAGAGGGCGATATGGGCGACGCGCATATGGCGGTGCAGGCGCGGCTTATGTCTCAGGCGCTCCGCAAGCTCGCCGGCGTAATTTCCAAGACGAACACGATACTTATTTTCATCAATCAGCTGCGCTCTAAGGTCGGCGTGGTCTACGGCAACCCCGAGGTGACGACCGGCGGCGCCGCGCTGAAATACTACTCCACCGTCCGCATCGATATCCGCCGCGCCGAGCAGATAAAGAACGGGCTTGAGCTCGTCGGCGCGCACACGAAGGTGAAGGTAGTCAAGAACAAGGTCGCCCCGCCGTTCCGCAACGCCGAATTCGACATACTCTACGGCAAGGGCATCTCCAAGGAGAGCGAACTCGTCGATATCGGCGTGCGCGTCGGCGTAGTCGAGAAGAGCGGCACCTGGTTCTCCTATAACGGCGCCCGCATCGGCCAGGGCAAGGACAACGCGAGGATATTCTTCGTCGAGCATCCCGACATGGCCGCCGAGGTCGAAGCGAAGATCCGCGAGAAGATCCTCGAGGGAGCTTCTCCCGTGGCGGAGGAGTCCAAAGCGCCGCTGGCTCCCGTTTCCGGCGGGATCGGAGCCGGCGTTGAAGAAGAGTAA